The stretch of DNA TTACCAGCGTGTCGCGGGCAGTCGTGTCACCGGCTTGGCTGAGCGCGATCAGCCGTTTGACCTCCGCATCGTCCAAATAGGTCTGCGGAGCTTTTTTTGATTCTGCATCCATGGCTCCATCCCCTAATTATATAAAGCTTTTTTTGAGACGATCGTCTTCTTCATATGGATTGAGGTCCCTTGTCCGGGTTCGCTGGTGACTTCAAATTCGTCCATGAAGTTCTCCATGATGGTAAAGCCCATGCCCGAACGCTCCAGCTCCGGCTTGGATGTGTACAGCGGCTGCTGCGCCAGCTCCAGATCGTCGATGCCCTTACCCTTGTCCTCGATCACAAGATGCACCGTCTCCCCTTTGATAACCGCAGAGATGTATACAATCCCCGACGGATCGCTGTCATAGCCGTGAATAATGCAGTTGGTGACCGCCTCCGACACAACCGTCTTCAGATCGTTCAGCTCATCCAGAGTCGGATCGAGCCTGGAGACGAAAGCCGCGACGACTACGCGCGCGAACGACTCATTCTCCGACAGCGCCGCAAACTGGACGCTCATGTAATTTTCCGATTGTTCCTGTGTCATAACGCCACCTCCAAATCCGAAAGCGCTGCGCTCTCATCCTCATACAGCGGCATGATTTTCAGCAGACCCGACATTTCCAGGAGCCGCTTGACCGGCGGATTGGCATCGCAGATGACCATTTTTCCGCCTTTGCCGCGAATCAGCTTGTACCGTCCCAGAATAACGCCCAGCCCCGAGCTGTCCATGAACTGAAGATCCTTCAAGTTCAGTACAAGATGCTCCACCTGCTTCCGCAGAATCGCTTCATCCAAGTCCATTCTCACAAAATCGGCTGCGTGATGGTCCAGCTCCCCGGTCAGACGAACGACCAGCACACCCCTGTGATGTTCCAACTGCACATGAGAATTCATTTCGCCACTCTCCTCTTCGTTGCTTTGAAACGGCCTTTGGCAGCTTACAACGTCTTCAAGGACAACGATTTCTACGCGGTGGAGAGCGATTCCTGCCTCACGACAAAACTAGAAGAAAACTCTCATCGTTCTACAAAAGGATCGGGACAAGCCGGCAAAAACCGCCTCATGTCCGGTTAAGCATGGGAAGACGAGTTCCGCAGTGTTACGCGCTGCTCGTCCGTCAGTTCACCTTGAACATTGAGCCCGCCGTCCGCTTGAACAGCTTCCACCAGCCGGCCTTGGCAATCTCCTCGGGCGCCTTCAGTTCATACTGCTTCACTACCGTATTGCCCTGGTAAACGACCAGCTTGCCGATCGTCTGGCCTTTGGATATTGGAGCCTTGACATTGTCCAGAATGACGGCTTCATGACGGACACCTTCCTGGGTAATTCCTTTTTTCAGTAAAATAGTATAGTTCTCTTGCGCTGTGATCGGCAGTTCGGCCTTGACGCCCTTCCCGATCTTGAGCGTGCCCAGCTTGTCACCGGCCTTATGAATCGTATGGACTTTGTACTGCGAGAACAGGAAGTCGAACATGCCCGAGACCTCGCTGTTGCGCGTCTTTGTATTGGGCTCTCCCAGCACAACGGCGACTGCCCGCAGCCCGTCTCTTGACGCGGTTGCCGACAGACAGAATTTGGCCTCCGAAGTATATCCGGTCTTCAGCCCGTCCGCCCCGGTATAGAAGCGCACCAGCTTGTTCGTATTTACGAGCCAGAACGGCTTCTCCGAGTCCTTACGAAGATAATCCTGGTAGGAACCGGTATATTTGATAATCCGGTCATGCTTCAGGAGCTCGCGGCTCATGACCGCGATGTCATGGGCAGAGGAATAGTGGTTCTCGGCAGGAAGCCCATTGCAGTTGGCAAAATGCGTATCCTTCAGGCCGAGCTCCTCCGCCCGTTTGTTCATCAGGTCGACAAAAGCGCTCTCCGAACCGGCGAGCTTCTCCGCCATCGCCACGGACGCGTCGTTGCCGGAAGCCATCGCGATGCCCTTCAGCATCTCGTCCACAGTCATCTCTTCACCCGGCTCCAGAAAAATCTGCGAGCCCCCCATCGACGCGGCGTAATCGCTTGTCCGGACCTTGTCGGTCAGCTTCAGCCGTCCGTCATCCAGCGCTTCAACGGTGAGCAGCATCGTCATAATCTTCGTGATGCTCGCCGGAGGCAGCTTATCATGGCTGTTCTTCTCGTAAATGACGGTGCCGGTCCCGGAATCCATCAGAATGGCCGAGCGCGCCTGCGGCGCCAGATCGGCCGCCTTGGCGGCACCGCCGGACTTCTGCCCCTTTTCCTCCGCGAACGCCGCGGTGACCGGGCTCACAGCGCTAAAGACGATGCACAACGCCAGCAAACATAAGCGAAATTTTGTCATCAAAGTTCCCCTCCTGAACGTTAACCTTCTTATCGCAGGTACTGTGTTCCAGTTTCGTCAGAAAAGGGCGGAAATATTCCATAATTTTGCTGGCAAGCAGGATTATTTGCTGTACAGGCGGAATTTTTTTAAGGAAAACCAGCTCGATCCTGTTATATACATTGATTGAAAAAAATAGTATGGAGGAAAAATGTTGAAGACTCACAAATTAACGGACACACTGAACAAGGCGGCGGAGGAAATCGGTTTTTCGGGGACCGTTGCGCTAAAAATGCCCTGGTGCGACCCGCTTGTACTGCCGTATGGCTTCGCACAAAGAGAGAACCTGATTCCGAATAAAGCCTGCACTTCGTTCGGGACCGCTTCCGGCGGCAAGCTGTTTACGGCGCTTTCCATTTGTCAGCTTGCGGAACAAGGCGAATTGAAGCTTGACGGACGGATCGGGGACTACCTCAATCTGAAGGAAGATTTTCCCCATTTCAATAAAGAGATTACGATCCACCATCTGCTCACCCACTCCTCCGGGATCAGCGACTATTTCGATGAAGAAGTAATGGACGATTTCGAGCAGTTGTGGGAGAAGCACCCGATGTATAGGCTTAGGACGCTCGGGGATTTTGTACCACTAATCCGGGATCTGCCGATAAAATTCACTCCGGGCGGGCGGTTTCACTATAATAATGCGGGGTACATCGTGCTTGGGCTTGTTATTGAGCGGGAATCGGGCATGCCATTTGCCGATTATGTAGAAAGCCGGATTTTCCAGCCTTGCGGGATGACAAGATCAGGTTACTATCCATTGGATAGGCTGCCGGCGGATACGGCAACAGGCTACATTGATGAGGAGGACGGTACGTGGAGAAGCAATATCTACTCTATTCCCGTCAAAGGGGGCGCGGATGGCGGCGTATTCCTGGCAGCCCCGGATATGCTTAAATTCTG from Paenibacillus sophorae encodes:
- the spoIIAB gene encoding anti-sigma F factor, whose amino-acid sequence is MTQEQSENYMSVQFAALSENESFARVVVAAFVSRLDPTLDELNDLKTVVSEAVTNCIIHGYDSDPSGIVYISAVIKGETVHLVIEDKGKGIDDLELAQQPLYTSKPELERSGMGFTIMENFMDEFEVTSEPGQGTSIHMKKTIVSKKALYN
- the spoIIAA gene encoding anti-sigma F factor antagonist; this encodes MNSHVQLEHHRGVLVVRLTGELDHHAADFVRMDLDEAILRKQVEHLVLNLKDLQFMDSSGLGVILGRYKLIRGKGGKMVICDANPPVKRLLEMSGLLKIMPLYEDESAALSDLEVAL
- a CDS encoding serine hydrolase domain-containing protein; amino-acid sequence: MLKTHKLTDTLNKAAEEIGFSGTVALKMPWCDPLVLPYGFAQRENLIPNKACTSFGTASGGKLFTALSICQLAEQGELKLDGRIGDYLNLKEDFPHFNKEITIHHLLTHSSGISDYFDEEVMDDFEQLWEKHPMYRLRTLGDFVPLIRDLPIKFTPGGRFHYNNAGYIVLGLVIERESGMPFADYVESRIFQPCGMTRSGYYPLDRLPADTATGYIDEEDGTWRSNIYSIPVKGGADGGVFLAAPDMLKFWDALMNGGLLGADLLGCLLSPQIADKDCEYYGYGIWITKRDDISVKYHIMGSDPGVSFRSAFYPGPGLALAVTCNKSMGAYRMMRMVEEELLTEELAWKAEVPMIDL
- a CDS encoding D-alanyl-D-alanine carboxypeptidase family protein produces the protein MTKFRLCLLALCIVFSAVSPVTAAFAEEKGQKSGGAAKAADLAPQARSAILMDSGTGTVIYEKNSHDKLPPASITKIMTMLLTVEALDDGRLKLTDKVRTSDYAASMGGSQIFLEPGEEMTVDEMLKGIAMASGNDASVAMAEKLAGSESAFVDLMNKRAEELGLKDTHFANCNGLPAENHYSSAHDIAVMSRELLKHDRIIKYTGSYQDYLRKDSEKPFWLVNTNKLVRFYTGADGLKTGYTSEAKFCLSATASRDGLRAVAVVLGEPNTKTRNSEVSGMFDFLFSQYKVHTIHKAGDKLGTLKIGKGVKAELPITAQENYTILLKKGITQEGVRHEAVILDNVKAPISKGQTIGKLVVYQGNTVVKQYELKAPEEIAKAGWWKLFKRTAGSMFKVN